Proteins encoded by one window of Thunnus thynnus chromosome 3, fThuThy2.1, whole genome shotgun sequence:
- the fbxo10 gene encoding F-box only protein 10 — protein MEVGSLPVELWRVILAYLPLPDLGRCCQVCRAWRELILSLDNTRWRQLCLGCPECRHPNWPSQPHLEPPSWREALKQHAMATRTWTQNGPELQSSACLLLFRRRKDRRVWHVGPGCEFETLRGALGVVGPYDRVVLHPGVYEEQAEVALKVPVELVGLGRLGEVALLVCMEQQCPTARLCNLVFMPPWFSTVVYKTSWGHVQLDNCNFEGAQLQIRGPGTCQARFCSFSQGSSAHLLGVVLSLLDSCDFSGSDTASVTVEGPPVAERNWACKHLAGLARTFPTCGLFGHNNSPPRGLQAHSTSGPPGVKKEHISIEDWQRRNGVEAVCQGTVIEDGWSDGERSEREEENREGERTNTKNPFTLDYKIPCDHHGLSHLLKPQPDGSVPSASSSDPPSVTPEPLTLQQELDRDPDAQILAASTLGCIVRRCLFREGKGGVHLSNYGHARLEGNVFRGLNYAVRCIQNSTIVMLRNEVCECRASGVFLRLSAQGLIAENNIHSNGEAGLDIRKGANPIIVCNKIHSGLRSGVVVLGNGKGSIRSNQIYNNKEAGVYILFSGNPVVSGNHIFQGQAAGIAINENGRGMITENVIKENQWGGVDIRRGGDPILRNNYICHGYSDGVVVGERGRGLIEGNHVYCNKGCGVWVMSSSLPQLLGNYITHNCMYGLAVFCRKDPENIEAREGNWPGQEGIGGEAGRGERRGVEGEDREGQENLNEEGELFAWESDLDSEDERHSARRSISVALVESNCMSYNGAVGLYVKSSEPLNVFANLVNSNRGTGIGVLQSSQLTRLVTNCVLENGRGGVTVERDCRVELRGNGIYENCGHGVSFNGNGQIVENDVVGNRGYGIQVSGSADIKVLRNRVQPAQGCGIAVLGPVKGAVHDNLLFQGHPGNKKTLLHMDPGNESCVLRNNSILRHNSCTSAPPWVLENPPPRPLASSPSGLSSSQYPSRLGISMTTRISATVESGCHSGSMFCSIL, from the exons ATGGAGGTGGGCAGCCTCCCCGTGGAGCTGTGGAGGGTTATCTTGGCCTATCTTCCTCTCCCTGACCTGGGCCGCTGCTGCCAGGTGTGCCGTGCCTGGCGGGAGCTCATCCTCTCCCTGGATAACACCCGCTGGAGACAACTCTGCCTGGGCTGCCCCGAGTGCAGACATCCCAACTGGCCCAGTCAGCCCCATCTGGAGCCCCCATCCTGGAGGGAGGCCCTGAAGCAGCACGCCATGGCCACCCGCACCTGGACTCAAAATGGGCCAGAGCTCCAGTCCTCTGCATGCCTCCTCCTTTTCCGTCGCCGGAAAGACCGCAGGGTTTGGCACGTGGGACCTGGGTGTGAGTTTGAGACCCTGCGCGGAGCTCTTGGGGTGGTGGGGCCGTACGACCGTGTGGTTCTCCATCCAGGGGTGTATGAGGAGCAGGCTGAAGTGGCGCTAAAGGTGCCCGTGGAGCTCGTTGGGCTGGGAAGACTGGGCGAGGTGGCCCTTCTGGTATGTATGGAGCAGCAGTGCCCCACTGCCAGGCTGTGCAATCTGGTGTTCATGCCACCCTGGTTCTCCACGGTGGTCTACAAG ACATCATGGGGTCATGTCCAACTAGATAACTGCAACTTTGAGGGGGCTCAACTGCAAATCCGTGGCCCCGGAACTTGCCAGGCTCGCTTCTGCTCCTTCTCACAGGGCAGTTCTGCTCATTTGCTGGGTGTTGTCCTCAGTCTATTGGACAGCTGTGACTTCTCAGGAAGCGATACAGCATCTGTGACAGTAGAAGGTCCTCCAGTGGCAGAGAGGAACTGGGCTTGTAAACATTTGGCTGGCCTGGCCAGGACGTTCCCAACATGTGGTTTATTTGGGCATAATAATAGCCCTCCCAGAGGCCTCCAGGCCCACTCAACCAGTGGGCCACCTGGTGTTAAAAAGGAGCATATTAGTATAGAGGACTGGCAGAGAAGAAACGGCGTGGAAGCAGTGTGTCAGGGCACAGTGATCGAAGATGGCTGGAGTGATGGTGAGcgcagtgagagagaggaggagaaccGAGAGGGAGAACGAACCAACACCAAAAACCCATTTACACTGGATTACAAAATCCCGTGTGACCATCATGGCTTATCCCACTTGCTCAAGCCGCAGCCAGATGGCTCTGTGCCATCGGCCTCTTCCTCAGATCCCCCGTCTGTGACCCCTGAACCCCTAACCCTTCAGCAGGAACTAGACAGGGACCCAGACGCACAGATATTGGCAGCATCCACTCTTGGCTGTATTGTCAGACGCTGCCTCTTCAGGGAAGGGAAGGGTGGTGTGCACTTGTCCAATTATGGACACGCACGACTGGAGGGAAATGTTTTCCGTGGGCTGAATTATGCTGTTCGCTGCATCCAGAACTCCACA ATAGTGATGCTGAGAAATGAGGTGTGTGAGTGCCGTGCGTCAGGCGTGTTCCTGCGTCTCTCGGCTCAGGGCCTCATTGCAGAAAACAACATCCACTCGAATGGGGAAGCAGGGCTGGACATCCGAAAAGGGGCAAACCCCATCATTGTG TGTAACAAAATACACAGTGGTTTGCGTTCTGGTGTTGTTGTCCTTGGCAATGGAAAAGGTTCAATTCGGAGTAACCAGATTTACAACAATAAGGAAGCAGGCGTGTATATTCTCTTCAGTGGAAATCCAGTGGTCAG TGGAAATCACATCTTTCAAGGCCAGGCAGCAGGGATTGCTATTAATGAGAATGGCAGAGGGATGATAACAG AGAATGTGATCAAAGAGAACCAGTGGGGGGGTGTGGACATTCGCAGAGGAGGTGACCCCATTCTGAGGAACAACTACATTTGTCATGGCTACTCAGATGGTGTGGTGGTGGGAGAGAGAGGCCGTGGACTTATTGAGGGAAATCATGTCTACT GTAACAAAGGCTGTGGTGTGTGGGTTATGTCGTCCAGTCTTCCGCAGCTCTTAGGAAACTATATCACCCATAACTGTATGTATGGACTGGCAGTGTTCTGCAGGAAGGATCCAGAGAACATCGAGGCCAGGGAGGGAAACTGGCCAGGGCAGGAAGGGATTGGTGGAGAAGCAGGAAGAGGGGAAAGGAGGGGAGTAGAGGGAGAAGACAGAGAAGGGCAGGAGAACTTGAACGAGGAGGGGGAATTGTTTGCATGGGAGAGCGATCTGGACAGCGAGGATGAGCGCCACTCTGCCCGTCGCTCCATCAGCGTGGCCCTGGTAGAAAGCAACTGCATGAGCTACAACGGAG CGGTCGGCCTGTATGTGAAGAGCAGCGAGCCGCTCAATGTTTTCGCTAACCTCGTGAACAGTAACCGGGGAACCGGCATTGGTGTGCTGCAGAGCAGTCAGCTGACCCGTCTGGTTACAAACTGCGTTCTTGAAAATGGTCGAGGTGGTGTTACGGTGGAGAGAGACTGCAGGGTGGAGCTTCGTGGTAATGGCATATATGAAAACTGTGGCCACGGTGTGAGTTTCAATGGTAACGGGCAGATTGTGGAGAATGATGTGGTTGGAAACCGTGGATATGGGATCCAGGTCTCTGGCAGTGCTGATATCAAG GTACTGCGCAACCGTGTCCAACCAGCACAGGGTTGTGGCATCGCCGTGCTGGGGCCAGTAAAAGGTGCTGTCCATGACAATCTGTTATTCCAGGGCCACcctggaaacaaaaaaacacttctacATATGGATCCTGGCAATGAAAGCTGTGTGTTGCGCAACAACAGTATTCTAAGACATAACAG CTGTACATCTGCTCCCCCCTGGGTTTTAGAAAACCCTCCCCCTCGTCCACTGGCCAGCTCCCCTTCTGGACTCTCCTCATCCCAATATCCTTCCCGACTTGGAATTTCTATGACAACAAGAATCAGCGCCACTGTGGAGAGTGGTTGCCACAGTGGAAGCATGTTCTGCTCCATTCTGTGA